The following proteins are co-located in the Myxococcus fulvus genome:
- a CDS encoding methyltransferase — translation MTSKAGGVERSPRALLHLLYNGAKAVDVLTASLELGLLDSLEGPEPITLAQLAARHGLVPGRLYKLLDCLESLGLVTREQDTDALASARYHAVEGLRDATLAVLGPKGRETDREKFAWRTLHGRLPEVLRGQHSIAPADFDWPLRTPEQLEGFETSMAAGLPPILEALRLHAPELWKDGQRVLDVGGGDGSLAAHLSEEHPGLKVDVFNLPATRPLVERTRERFGLAPSRLGFVAGDFLKEPLPTGYDVMSFVRVLHDWAPQTAQALLQAAWTALPSGGRVIICEEFRTPERLAAQFFWTYFLIGVDSCVSRLREVELYERMLTQAGFHRVHVLSGGPFELVTAQKP, via the coding sequence GTGACGTCGAAGGCGGGCGGTGTGGAGCGCTCGCCTCGCGCACTGTTGCACCTGCTCTACAACGGCGCCAAGGCGGTGGACGTGCTGACGGCGTCGCTGGAGCTGGGGCTGCTCGACTCGCTGGAGGGCCCCGAGCCCATCACCCTGGCCCAGTTGGCCGCGAGACATGGCCTGGTGCCGGGACGGCTCTACAAGCTGCTCGACTGTCTGGAGAGCCTGGGCCTGGTGACGCGCGAGCAGGACACGGACGCGCTCGCGTCCGCGCGCTACCACGCGGTGGAGGGCCTGCGCGACGCGACCCTCGCCGTGCTGGGGCCCAAGGGCCGGGAGACGGACCGCGAGAAGTTCGCCTGGCGCACGCTGCACGGGCGGCTGCCGGAGGTGCTGCGCGGGCAACACTCCATCGCCCCCGCGGACTTCGACTGGCCCCTGCGCACCCCCGAGCAGTTGGAGGGCTTCGAGACGAGCATGGCGGCGGGGCTGCCGCCGATTCTCGAGGCGCTGCGCCTGCACGCGCCCGAGCTGTGGAAGGACGGCCAGCGCGTGCTCGACGTGGGCGGCGGCGACGGCAGCCTCGCGGCGCACCTGTCGGAAGAGCACCCGGGGTTGAAGGTGGATGTCTTCAACCTGCCGGCGACGCGCCCGCTGGTGGAGCGCACGCGCGAGCGCTTCGGCCTGGCCCCCTCGCGTCTGGGCTTCGTGGCCGGAGACTTCCTGAAGGAGCCGCTGCCCACGGGCTACGACGTGATGAGCTTCGTGCGCGTGCTGCACGACTGGGCGCCGCAGACGGCGCAGGCGCTCTTGCAGGCGGCGTGGACGGCGCTCCCCTCGGGAGGGCGCGTCATCATCTGCGAGGAGTTCCGCACCCCGGAGCGCCTGGCCGCGCAGTTCTTCTGGACCTACTTCCTCATCGGCGTGGACTCGTGCGTCAGCCGGCTGCGCGAGGTGGAGCTGTACGAGCGGATGCTCACGCAGGCGGGCTTCCACCGCGTGCACGTGCTGTCCGGCGGCCCCTTCGAGCTGGTGACGGCCCAGAAGCCCTGA
- a CDS encoding tryptophan 2,3-dioxygenase family protein has translation MHTFNDYSPAEKLRRELDAPLFNPLLKKWVGKGELDYEVYLKTQQLLSLQASEEERVSHDELMFQVVHQAQELWLKLGSREAVEVVAEFDRDALWAASARLERLVRILRSLEAEMAVMETMTPDTYQVIRRSLGNGSGQESPGYNMLRKASEGLEAALERLLARRSRTLLDVYSGGGPDDLKRLCEQLVDVDEAFQGWLYKHFQLVRRTIGVDRSVKALDGLPTQVLAGRMTLPLFRQLWDVRVELTAGWRREGGHAPGARRDGCMEGAMSAAAYAAPATRTGGVCPVAHAGFTPTRGES, from the coding sequence ATGCACACGTTCAATGATTACAGTCCTGCGGAAAAGTTACGGCGAGAACTGGATGCGCCGCTGTTCAACCCCCTGTTGAAGAAGTGGGTGGGGAAGGGGGAGCTGGACTACGAGGTCTATCTGAAGACGCAGCAGCTGTTGTCGTTGCAGGCGTCGGAGGAGGAGCGCGTCTCGCACGACGAGCTGATGTTCCAGGTGGTGCACCAGGCGCAGGAGCTGTGGCTGAAGCTGGGCTCGCGCGAGGCGGTGGAGGTGGTGGCGGAGTTCGACAGGGACGCCCTGTGGGCCGCGTCCGCCCGGCTGGAGCGGCTGGTGCGAATCCTCCGGAGCCTGGAGGCGGAGATGGCGGTGATGGAGACGATGACGCCGGACACCTATCAGGTCATCCGCCGCAGCCTGGGCAACGGCAGCGGCCAGGAGTCCCCGGGCTACAACATGCTGCGCAAGGCCTCCGAGGGACTGGAGGCCGCGCTGGAGCGGCTGCTCGCGCGGCGCTCGCGCACGCTCCTGGACGTGTACTCGGGCGGCGGGCCGGACGACCTGAAGCGGCTGTGCGAGCAGCTGGTGGACGTGGACGAGGCCTTCCAGGGCTGGCTGTACAAGCACTTCCAGCTGGTGCGGCGCACCATCGGCGTGGACCGCTCGGTGAAGGCGCTGGATGGGCTGCCCACGCAGGTGCTCGCGGGGCGGATGACGCTGCCTTTGTTCCGTCAGCTCTGGGACGTGCGCGTGGAGCTGACGGCCGGGTGGCGCCGCGAGGGAGGCCACGCTCCAGGCGCGCGCCGCGACGGCTGCATGGAGGGCGCGATGAGCGCGGCGGCCTATGCCGCGCCCGCCACCAGGACGGGCGGCGTGTGTCCGGTGGCGCACGCGGGCTTCACGCCCACCCGGGGCGAGTCGTGA
- a CDS encoding response regulator: MAEEKARVLVVDDDPDLLDLVQRSLSAYGFEVLTHTSALGVSNLVSQSEPDFVLIDVNFPALKGDKVVNLARQYASAKTKFILYSASDESKLRSLALASGADGYISKSVQGEELANRLRTFRLKPRPPSP; encoded by the coding sequence ATGGCTGAAGAAAAAGCACGCGTCCTGGTGGTGGACGATGACCCGGACCTGCTCGACCTCGTGCAGCGCTCGCTGAGCGCGTATGGCTTCGAGGTGCTCACGCACACCTCGGCGTTGGGTGTGTCCAACCTGGTGAGCCAGTCGGAGCCGGACTTCGTGCTCATCGACGTGAACTTCCCCGCCCTCAAGGGCGACAAGGTCGTCAACCTGGCGCGCCAGTACGCGTCCGCCAAGACGAAGTTCATCCTCTACTCGGCCTCCGACGAGTCGAAGCTGCGCTCGCTCGCGCTGGCGTCCGGCGCGGACGGCTACATCTCCAAGAGCGTCCAGGGGGAGGAGCTGGCCAACCGGCTGCGCACCTTCCGCCTCAAGCCGCGCCCGCCTTCACCCTGA
- a CDS encoding response regulator: protein MATSLPPSVPVTDATSLLLVASERECQRVEEALGHAGVVAHVERATSAQALEAALARPWSLVVCGSELPGLGFAEAQGLWRKHSRELPFVVLSREWSDELLEASTRAGARDYVSEDRFNRLGHVLRRELPLAGDRLRHDATQEQLHHANWILGNIIDALPFVLFVKDAATRRLVVANKTFADAFGVTKEWLLGKLDHDYFPKEQADSFIAIDSDILASKKMRSFEEVARAGGVDRIFATRKLPLLDATGEARYVLGVTEDITERKQNEEMLRASKAELEAANKQLAASLEEIKRTRAVSARSLASYQQRALQMEIIRQQNEDLDRLAQELAVAKRNEEERAREAEAAARLKSEFLANFSHEIRTPLNGIIGYCDLLMREEGSRLTAHGRRDLNVVKTNAKTLLALINDILDLSKIESGKVDVVTEPVDVRELAEECMATVKEYLKGKDVALTVHVDAAVETLRTDALKLRQIMLNLLSNAAKFTETGEVALSLVPNGDEVVMIVEDTGVGIPADQLPFIFEKFRQVDGSTTRKVGGTGLGLAIVRELSRVLGGTVSVTSTLGRGTTFTVRLPNTPDAASTGAQASQPSERGVPVAEVASHVGALAQPGSTVLVVDDDPLIQQLVTGQLEPVGFKVVVAEDGIIALKRARELKPQAILLDIHLPKLDGWSVLSQLKSEPALSGIPVILISVEEQRSRGFSLGACEYLVKPVEPERLVEVVQRSLAQSLGSSAGVGEVLVVDDDSATRELVSRNLRRAGFSTAEARSGEDALLKARVSPPSLVVLDLMMPNLDGFEVLRRLRAEKLQVPVVVLTGKSLSTEEEALLRDGFAGFVKKGGHALEDVIAQAKGLLLSQRAASAGRLPRILYVEDSAQNRDIVRRYLGGLFEVIEAEDGEHGLERATRDNPDLILMDLSLPRLDGWEATRRLRAVPSVANVPVIAVTAHAGREYQDKAHAAGCTAYLTKPLDRDQLLEMIRKHLGRSHG from the coding sequence ATGGCCACCTCCCTCCCCCCTTCCGTCCCCGTGACGGACGCCACGTCCCTGCTGCTCGTCGCCAGTGAGCGCGAGTGTCAGCGCGTGGAAGAGGCGCTCGGGCACGCGGGTGTCGTCGCCCACGTCGAGCGCGCCACCAGCGCGCAGGCCCTGGAGGCCGCGCTCGCCCGCCCCTGGTCGCTCGTCGTGTGCGGCTCGGAGCTGCCCGGCCTGGGCTTCGCCGAGGCGCAAGGCCTGTGGCGCAAGCACTCGCGCGAGCTGCCCTTCGTCGTCCTGTCGCGCGAGTGGAGCGACGAGCTGTTGGAGGCGAGCACCCGCGCGGGCGCTCGCGACTACGTCAGCGAGGACCGCTTCAACCGGCTGGGGCACGTGCTGCGGCGCGAGCTGCCGCTGGCCGGCGACCGGCTGCGCCATGACGCCACCCAGGAGCAGCTGCATCACGCCAACTGGATTCTGGGCAACATCATCGACGCCCTGCCCTTCGTCCTCTTCGTGAAGGACGCGGCGACGCGGCGGTTGGTGGTGGCGAACAAGACGTTCGCGGACGCGTTCGGCGTCACCAAGGAGTGGCTGCTCGGCAAGCTGGACCACGACTACTTCCCGAAGGAGCAGGCCGACTCGTTCATCGCCATCGACTCGGACATCCTCGCGTCCAAGAAGATGCGCTCGTTCGAGGAGGTGGCGCGCGCCGGCGGCGTGGACCGCATCTTCGCCACGCGCAAGCTGCCGCTGCTCGACGCCACCGGCGAGGCCCGCTACGTGCTGGGCGTCACCGAGGACATCACCGAGCGCAAGCAGAACGAGGAGATGCTGCGCGCGTCCAAGGCGGAGCTGGAGGCGGCCAACAAGCAGCTGGCCGCGAGCCTGGAGGAGATCAAACGCACGCGCGCGGTGTCCGCCCGCTCGCTGGCGTCCTATCAGCAGCGCGCGCTGCAGATGGAGATCATCCGCCAGCAGAACGAGGACCTGGACCGGCTGGCCCAGGAGCTGGCGGTGGCCAAGCGCAACGAGGAGGAGCGCGCCCGCGAGGCCGAGGCCGCCGCCCGCCTCAAGAGCGAGTTCCTGGCCAACTTCAGCCACGAAATCCGCACGCCGCTCAACGGCATCATCGGCTACTGCGACCTGCTCATGCGCGAGGAGGGCTCGCGGCTGACGGCCCACGGCCGGCGCGACCTCAACGTCGTCAAGACGAACGCCAAGACGCTGCTGGCGCTCATCAACGACATCCTGGACCTGTCCAAGATTGAGTCCGGCAAGGTGGACGTCGTCACCGAGCCCGTGGACGTGCGCGAGCTGGCCGAGGAGTGCATGGCCACCGTGAAGGAGTACCTCAAGGGCAAGGACGTGGCCCTCACGGTGCACGTGGACGCGGCGGTCGAGACCCTGCGCACCGACGCGCTGAAGCTGCGGCAGATCATGCTCAACCTGTTGAGCAACGCCGCCAAGTTCACCGAGACGGGCGAGGTGGCGTTGAGCCTGGTCCCCAACGGGGACGAGGTGGTGATGATTGTCGAGGACACCGGCGTGGGCATCCCCGCCGACCAGCTCCCCTTCATCTTCGAGAAGTTCCGCCAGGTGGACGGCTCCACCACGCGCAAGGTGGGCGGCACGGGCCTGGGGCTCGCCATCGTCCGCGAGCTGTCGCGCGTCCTGGGCGGCACCGTCTCCGTGACGTCCACGCTGGGCCGCGGCACCACCTTCACGGTGCGCCTGCCCAACACCCCGGACGCGGCGTCGACGGGCGCGCAGGCCTCGCAGCCCTCCGAGCGCGGCGTGCCCGTGGCGGAGGTGGCAAGCCACGTGGGCGCGCTCGCGCAGCCGGGCAGCACCGTGCTGGTGGTGGATGATGATCCGCTCATCCAGCAGCTGGTGACGGGCCAGCTGGAGCCCGTGGGCTTCAAGGTGGTGGTGGCCGAGGACGGCATCATCGCGCTCAAGCGGGCGCGGGAGCTCAAGCCCCAGGCCATCCTGCTGGACATCCACCTGCCCAAGCTGGACGGGTGGAGCGTGCTCAGCCAGCTCAAGAGCGAGCCGGCGCTGTCGGGCATCCCCGTCATCCTCATCTCCGTGGAGGAGCAGCGCTCGCGCGGCTTCTCGCTGGGCGCGTGCGAGTACCTCGTCAAGCCCGTGGAGCCCGAGCGGCTGGTGGAGGTGGTGCAGCGCAGCCTGGCCCAGTCGCTGGGCTCGTCCGCGGGGGTGGGCGAAGTGCTGGTGGTGGACGACGACTCCGCCACGCGCGAGCTGGTCAGCCGCAACCTGCGCCGCGCGGGCTTCAGCACCGCCGAGGCCCGGAGCGGCGAGGACGCGCTGCTCAAGGCGCGCGTGTCCCCGCCGTCGCTCGTCGTGTTGGATTTGATGATGCCCAACCTGGACGGCTTCGAGGTGCTCCGGCGCCTGCGCGCCGAGAAGCTCCAGGTGCCCGTGGTGGTGCTCACCGGCAAGTCGCTCAGCACCGAGGAGGAGGCGCTGCTGCGCGACGGCTTCGCCGGCTTCGTGAAGAAGGGCGGCCACGCGCTCGAGGACGTCATCGCCCAGGCCAAGGGCCTCTTGTTGTCCCAGCGCGCCGCGTCCGCGGGGCGGCTGCCGCGCATCCTGTACGTGGAGGACAGTGCCCAGAATCGGGACATCGTCCGGCGCTACCTGGGCGGACTGTTCGAAGTCATCGAAGCGGAGGACGGAGAGCACGGCCTGGAGCGCGCCACGCGCGACAATCCGGACCTCATCCTGATGGACTTGTCCCTACCGCGGTTGGATGGTTGGGAGGCAACACGTCGCTTGCGTGCGGTACCCTCCGTGGCCAACGTGCCCGTCATCGCGGTGACGGCTCACGCGGGGCGTGAATATCAGGACAAGGCGCACGCGGCCGGTTGCACCGCGTACCTCACCAAGCCCCTTGATCGTGACCAGTTGCTCGAGATGATCCGCAAGCATCTAGGGAGAAGCCATGGCTGA
- a CDS encoding FIST signal transduction protein yields MAQVKMQTARTTLMEPAAAAEDLLSQLGNIKPVLVTMFASRNRDQHALNRAVRERLPPGTRLVGATTAGELDNTGIHEGSVVLSALSGDLEVGLGLGTQLSVDAITAGQTAIKRACENLGVRQQDLDPRRYVGLVIDDGFRYKKEELLLGILERSQTLVLVGGGASDDNRDPAKQSALVHVDGEVATDAVLVALFRTSAPWAALRSHWYVPTGEKLTITKVDESHTRALEIDGHPAAKRYAEILGVKDVKDLEFGTPEGFAVRPTALRVGREYFIRAAWRPQEDGSILFANLLEEGTELELMKLGDMAGMTRGFFTDEMPRRVTNPQAALLFHCGGRMWYAHATNSVAQLAETLKAAPTAAGMNVHFEIYSGFHINTTLTALVFGAN; encoded by the coding sequence ATGGCCCAAGTGAAGATGCAGACGGCTCGAACCACGCTGATGGAGCCGGCCGCGGCCGCGGAGGACCTGTTGAGCCAGCTGGGCAACATCAAGCCCGTGCTGGTGACGATGTTCGCCTCGCGCAACCGGGACCAGCACGCGTTGAACCGCGCGGTGCGCGAGCGGCTGCCCCCGGGCACGCGCCTGGTCGGCGCGACGACGGCGGGCGAACTGGACAACACCGGCATCCACGAGGGCAGCGTGGTGCTGTCCGCCCTCTCCGGCGACCTGGAGGTGGGCCTGGGGCTGGGCACGCAGCTGTCGGTGGACGCCATCACCGCCGGACAGACGGCCATCAAGCGCGCGTGCGAGAACCTGGGCGTGCGCCAGCAGGACCTGGACCCGCGGCGCTACGTGGGCCTCGTCATCGACGACGGCTTTCGTTACAAGAAGGAGGAGCTGCTGCTCGGCATCCTGGAGCGCAGCCAGACGCTGGTGCTGGTGGGTGGCGGGGCCAGCGACGACAACCGCGACCCGGCCAAGCAGTCCGCGCTGGTGCACGTGGACGGCGAGGTGGCCACCGACGCGGTGCTGGTGGCGCTGTTCCGCACGAGCGCGCCCTGGGCGGCGCTGCGCTCGCACTGGTACGTGCCCACCGGGGAGAAGCTCACCATCACCAAGGTGGACGAGAGCCACACCCGCGCGCTCGAAATCGACGGGCACCCGGCCGCGAAGCGCTACGCCGAAATCCTGGGCGTCAAGGACGTGAAGGACCTGGAGTTCGGCACGCCCGAGGGCTTCGCGGTGCGCCCCACCGCGCTGCGCGTGGGCCGCGAGTACTTCATCCGCGCCGCGTGGCGGCCCCAGGAGGACGGCTCCATCCTCTTCGCCAACCTGCTGGAGGAGGGCACGGAGCTGGAGCTGATGAAGCTGGGGGACATGGCGGGCATGACGCGCGGCTTCTTCACCGACGAGATGCCCCGCCGGGTGACGAACCCCCAGGCCGCTCTCCTGTTCCACTGCGGCGGGCGCATGTGGTACGCGCATGCCACCAACAGCGTGGCCCAGCTCGCGGAGACCCTGAAGGCCGCACCCACCGCCGCTGGGATGAACGTGCACTTCGAAATCTATTCAGGGTTCCACATCAACACCACGTTGACCGCGCTGGTGTTCGGGGCGAACTGA
- a CDS encoding cytochrome c3 family protein: MGGLGAPWSQREACTHRSLGYPTARQTLAWALVTGLLVACGGPEDASLDEAALAMEPAQGTSESQALLGWPWPPLPKPVGLALEVDNGKGQLLRVRAGSSFYINQIDLRASVLSNRDTGLSALRAQSDFAGLGWSGLKAVDEEPVLLGSPGAFTRRRFYRGAAWMDVPSVFTVEPVDSRGRLTGLPVVLNIGSEDSRRERTDDFFIRRLRAIQSITDCQSPTDCTGARKFEEEALVEVRNAYEHAKAKAFTLTNTTTALRLRWSLRPFTPYIIPVEQVRDADYSYGFGIDVKALTPPRRDGTYAPGSEITFQVALKDGAGNRLHPEGSLPSYNEVAPDGNAAGIQYYRAFFDATTTYYRRKHRERMLMSQIIGPAQNIQPIRSVIALEAFLDPEVDEQVVATEARDGVYSQFAILPFANIVFRGAFFPEEGLWDRPNTDRWQYKIPADATPGTYLVTVKGRRTYLGEDLPGSRTIEIQVGTTRRTEARLTTGPCNSCHSEGGELSQVLHGNDNRAACSGCHAPLGFELEGPIFVRTHFIHSRSNRFDKPLEQCSSCHLNKESIQRTSKAACLSCHKSYPKSHEAQFGKIESMYVGGGPESFQQCTGACHTQHPRSGL, translated from the coding sequence ATGGGTGGACTTGGAGCACCCTGGTCCCAGCGCGAAGCGTGTACGCACCGCTCGCTCGGTTACCCCACGGCCCGCCAGACGTTGGCGTGGGCCCTGGTGACGGGGTTGCTGGTGGCCTGCGGCGGACCGGAAGACGCGTCACTGGACGAGGCGGCGCTGGCGATGGAGCCCGCGCAGGGCACGTCGGAGTCGCAGGCGCTGCTGGGCTGGCCGTGGCCGCCCCTGCCCAAGCCGGTGGGGCTGGCGCTCGAGGTGGACAACGGCAAGGGGCAACTGCTCCGCGTGCGCGCGGGCTCGAGCTTCTACATCAATCAGATCGACCTGCGCGCCTCGGTGCTGTCCAACCGGGACACGGGGCTGTCCGCGCTGAGGGCGCAGAGCGACTTCGCGGGGCTGGGCTGGTCGGGGCTGAAGGCGGTGGACGAGGAGCCGGTGCTGCTGGGCAGCCCGGGCGCCTTCACCCGTCGGCGCTTCTATCGGGGCGCGGCGTGGATGGACGTGCCCAGCGTCTTCACGGTGGAGCCCGTGGACTCGCGCGGCCGGCTCACGGGCCTGCCCGTGGTGCTCAACATCGGCTCGGAGGACTCGCGCCGCGAGCGCACCGACGACTTCTTCATCCGCCGGCTGCGCGCCATCCAGTCCATCACCGACTGCCAGTCCCCCACCGACTGCACGGGCGCCCGGAAGTTCGAGGAGGAGGCGCTGGTGGAGGTGCGCAACGCGTACGAGCACGCCAAGGCGAAGGCCTTCACGCTCACCAACACCACCACCGCGCTGCGCCTGCGCTGGAGCCTGCGCCCCTTCACGCCCTACATCATCCCCGTGGAGCAGGTGCGCGACGCCGACTACAGCTATGGCTTCGGCATCGACGTGAAGGCGCTCACCCCGCCGCGCCGCGATGGCACGTATGCCCCAGGGTCCGAAATCACCTTCCAGGTCGCCCTGAAGGACGGGGCGGGCAACAGACTGCACCCCGAAGGCAGTCTGCCGTCCTACAATGAGGTCGCGCCGGACGGAAACGCGGCGGGCATCCAGTACTATCGGGCCTTCTTCGATGCGACGACGACGTACTACCGGCGCAAGCACCGGGAGCGGATGTTGATGTCCCAAATCATCGGGCCCGCGCAGAACATCCAGCCCATCCGCAGCGTCATCGCGCTCGAGGCCTTCCTGGACCCGGAGGTGGACGAGCAGGTGGTCGCCACCGAGGCGCGCGACGGCGTGTACTCGCAGTTCGCCATCCTCCCGTTCGCCAACATCGTCTTCCGCGGCGCCTTCTTCCCGGAGGAGGGCTTGTGGGACCGGCCCAACACGGACCGGTGGCAGTACAAGATTCCCGCCGACGCCACGCCCGGCACCTATCTGGTGACGGTGAAGGGCCGCCGCACGTACCTGGGCGAGGACCTGCCCGGCTCGCGGACGATTGAAATCCAGGTGGGCACCACGCGCCGCACGGAGGCCAGGCTCACCACGGGCCCGTGCAACAGCTGCCACAGCGAGGGCGGCGAGCTGTCCCAGGTGCTCCACGGCAACGACAACCGCGCCGCGTGCTCGGGCTGCCACGCGCCGCTGGGCTTCGAGCTGGAGGGGCCCATCTTCGTGCGCACGCACTTCATCCACTCGCGCTCCAACCGCTTCGACAAGCCGCTGGAGCAGTGCTCCTCCTGCCACCTGAACAAGGAGAGCATCCAGCGCACGAGCAAGGCCGCGTGCCTGTCGTGCCACAAGAGCTACCCGAAGAGCCACGAGGCCCAGTTCGGGAAGATTGAAAGCATGTACGTCGGCGGAGGACCCGAGTCCTTCCAGCAGTGCACCGGCGCCTGTCATACCCAGCACCCGCGCAGCGGCCTGTAG
- a CDS encoding sensor histidine kinase translates to MMRRWTFAQRVGAGVSACMLAGLLLFATLLSVVHGLFTHEEVSRLALRQALLAGSVGLAGVGALGLVLRHLLAPLHARHEHSEQRLGLLMEAVTDYALCFLDSRGRVTAWNAGAQRLTGWAAEDVAGSALERLHPEDAVAAGLPRAQLERARREGRLLSEGWRVRRDGTRFWAETLLTALSDSRGRLRGFAEVTRDITERRRMERAQALFAEAGRVLQPLSGAREVGEALTRLCVPEVADACILFLPSADGRVRPQAVACADDQAASRLWEPLLRCPDADEVGPCHVVCTGRAELLSEVDFEHLPAALEGSAHGELLRVLGVTSSLTVPLAVGSRVLGALCLLSTGARRYGEVDRAFMEELAARAALALDNARLLTEAQGALELIGVAAHDLGNPLSSLQLRLRRLRLLEVNAHEPRLREGLVGVEGEARRMGRLLHNLLDLSSLSAGPMTLDREQMDLAALTREVAERHAEQAAAAGCALTVRVQEEDTTGSWDRLRLDRVLTNLVNNALKFGHGHPVEISVHADASHARVTVKDAGLGIAPGDQQRLFHRFERVHGDGRHHPGTGLGLYIVQQLVQAHGGSIHVRSRIGEGAEFTVELPRALQGRAHIPLQATA, encoded by the coding sequence ATGATGCGACGTTGGACGTTCGCCCAGCGGGTGGGTGCGGGGGTGTCCGCCTGCATGCTCGCCGGCCTGTTGTTGTTCGCGACGCTCCTGTCCGTCGTGCACGGACTGTTCACCCATGAAGAGGTCTCGCGCCTGGCCTTGCGACAGGCGCTCCTCGCGGGCTCGGTGGGGCTCGCCGGCGTGGGCGCGCTGGGGCTGGTGCTGCGCCACCTGCTGGCGCCGCTGCACGCGCGCCACGAGCACAGCGAGCAGCGCCTGGGCCTGCTCATGGAGGCGGTGACGGACTACGCCCTGTGCTTCCTCGACTCCCGCGGCCGCGTGACGGCCTGGAACGCCGGCGCGCAGCGGCTGACGGGCTGGGCCGCCGAGGACGTGGCGGGCAGCGCGCTGGAGCGACTGCACCCCGAGGACGCCGTGGCCGCGGGCCTGCCTCGCGCCCAATTGGAGCGCGCCCGACGTGAGGGGCGCCTGTTGTCCGAGGGCTGGCGCGTGCGGCGCGACGGCACGCGCTTCTGGGCGGAGACGCTGCTCACCGCGCTGTCGGACTCGCGCGGGCGGCTGCGCGGCTTCGCGGAGGTGACGCGCGACATCACCGAGCGGCGCCGCATGGAGCGCGCCCAGGCGCTCTTCGCCGAGGCGGGCCGCGTGCTGCAGCCGTTGTCCGGCGCGCGCGAGGTGGGCGAGGCCCTCACGCGCCTGTGCGTGCCCGAGGTCGCCGACGCGTGCATCCTCTTCCTCCCCTCCGCCGACGGCCGCGTGCGCCCCCAGGCCGTGGCGTGCGCGGATGACCAGGCCGCCAGCCGCCTGTGGGAGCCGCTCTTGCGCTGCCCCGACGCGGACGAGGTGGGCCCCTGCCACGTGGTGTGCACGGGCCGGGCGGAGCTCCTGTCGGAGGTGGACTTCGAGCACCTGCCCGCGGCGCTCGAGGGCAGCGCCCACGGCGAGCTCTTGCGCGTGCTGGGCGTCACCTCCTCGCTCACCGTGCCGCTGGCGGTGGGCTCGCGCGTGCTGGGCGCGCTGTGCCTGCTGTCCACCGGCGCGCGGCGCTACGGCGAGGTGGACCGCGCCTTCATGGAGGAGCTGGCCGCGCGGGCCGCGCTCGCGCTGGACAACGCGCGCCTGCTCACCGAGGCGCAGGGCGCGCTGGAGCTCATCGGCGTGGCCGCGCACGACCTGGGCAACCCGCTGTCCTCGCTCCAGCTGCGCCTGAGGCGCCTTCGCCTGCTGGAGGTGAACGCGCACGAGCCCCGGCTGCGCGAGGGCCTGGTGGGCGTGGAGGGCGAGGCCCGGCGCATGGGCCGGCTGCTCCACAACCTGCTGGACCTGTCGAGCCTGTCCGCGGGCCCCATGACGCTGGACCGCGAGCAGATGGACCTGGCCGCGCTGACGCGGGAGGTGGCCGAGCGCCACGCGGAGCAGGCCGCCGCCGCCGGCTGCGCGCTCACCGTGCGCGTGCAGGAGGAGGACACCACCGGCTCGTGGGACCGGCTGCGCCTGGACCGCGTCCTCACCAACCTGGTCAACAACGCCCTCAAGTTCGGCCACGGCCACCCCGTGGAAATCAGTGTCCACGCGGACGCCTCCCACGCGCGCGTCACCGTGAAGGACGCGGGCCTGGGCATCGCCCCCGGGGACCAGCAGCGCCTGTTCCACCGCTTCGAGCGCGTCCACGGCGACGGCCGCCACCACCCCGGCACCGGCCTGGGGCTCTACATCGTCCAACAGCTGGTCCAGGCCCACGGCGGCTCCATCCACGTCCGGAGCCGAATCGGGGAAGGCGCGGAATTCACTGTTGAACTCCCCCGTGCCCTGCAGGGCAGGGCTCACATTCCCCTGCAAGCGACCGCTTGA